Proteins co-encoded in one Fibrobacter sp. UWR4 genomic window:
- a CDS encoding DUF6261 family protein, with translation MMKIHALNYRTLRNEEFLGLHKYFVEQTASITSEEIRKSIEAYRTSVTEYANLIEVSVDESAARAVSRLDSERNAAYSSCRNFAKSLKSLADSGVVATGERLRKIFAENADPTRLNQDQSTGTFTNLINTLKEIGDDKLSACGFKPWLENLESKHNEYLTAVQNRNKEIASKVADANKVYRERCLEGFGIVTTLAIGKATLDKDEGCIQFINAVNSHIDQKKVHLKLRKGKGKNTTESPETTVVDFPTETKEEENAA, from the coding sequence TACAGAACACTGCGCAACGAAGAATTCCTGGGACTCCACAAGTACTTCGTTGAGCAGACTGCAAGCATCACCAGCGAAGAGATTCGCAAGTCCATCGAAGCCTACCGCACCTCTGTAACCGAATACGCTAACCTCATTGAAGTGTCTGTCGACGAATCTGCCGCAAGGGCCGTCAGCCGCCTTGATTCCGAACGCAATGCCGCCTACTCCTCTTGCAGGAACTTTGCGAAGAGCCTCAAGTCGCTTGCCGACAGCGGCGTGGTTGCCACGGGAGAACGTCTCCGCAAGATCTTTGCCGAGAACGCCGACCCCACGAGGTTGAATCAGGACCAGTCCACGGGTACTTTCACGAACCTCATCAATACCCTCAAGGAAATTGGTGATGACAAGTTGAGCGCCTGCGGATTCAAGCCCTGGCTCGAAAACCTCGAAAGCAAGCACAACGAATACCTGACGGCGGTGCAGAACCGCAACAAGGAAATCGCATCGAAGGTGGCCGACGCCAACAAGGTGTATCGCGAACGCTGCCTCGAAGGATTCGGAATCGTGACGACGCTTGCAATCGGCAAGGCCACCCTCGACAAGGACGAAGGCTGCATCCAGTTCATCAACGCCGTGAACAGCCACATCGACCAGAAGAAGGTGCACCTGAAACTTCGCAAGGGAAAAGGGAAGAATACGACCGAGTCTCCCGAGACGACCGTGGTAGATTTCCCCACCGAAACGAAGGAAGAGGAAAATGCCGCATAG